One Gimesia aquarii DNA segment encodes these proteins:
- a CDS encoding alpha/beta hydrolase: MPSRIHQFKQIFHISFAIALALLLISNPVCGQNKKRKKKPQPFRWVNELKQKLPGVQHGTFHSPSMKVDVGYCIYLPPQYEAPENKKRRFPVVYYLHGGRPGSETKSVRLAEYINKHMTAGDVTPMIYVFVNGGPVSHYNLPERENAMGEDVFVKELIPHIDKTYRTIADRKGRGIEGFSQGGRGTTRIMFKHPQLFCSAAPGGAGHATEKRISEENGRENPNLIFAKGYNTYDLAREYAKHPEPDLRILIHVGTKGFNYENNLAYMKFLDSLKIPFEKLIVPEVPHSAVKIYQKEGLKIMQFHTNNFRQAAIKD; encoded by the coding sequence ATGCCATCTCGAATCCACCAATTCAAACAGATATTTCACATAAGCTTCGCCATCGCATTGGCCCTGTTACTCATTTCCAACCCAGTTTGTGGGCAGAATAAGAAACGGAAGAAGAAGCCGCAGCCCTTTCGCTGGGTGAATGAACTAAAACAAAAACTTCCCGGTGTGCAGCATGGAACATTTCATAGTCCGTCGATGAAAGTTGATGTCGGCTACTGCATCTACCTGCCTCCACAATACGAGGCACCCGAAAACAAGAAACGACGATTTCCCGTTGTGTACTACCTGCATGGTGGCCGCCCCGGCAGTGAAACAAAAAGTGTACGCCTCGCCGAATACATCAACAAACATATGACAGCCGGTGATGTCACACCGATGATCTATGTGTTTGTAAACGGAGGACCGGTCAGTCACTATAATCTGCCCGAACGTGAGAACGCGATGGGGGAAGATGTCTTTGTGAAAGAGCTGATTCCACATATTGATAAAACCTATCGTACTATTGCCGACCGCAAAGGCCGTGGAATCGAAGGCTTTTCGCAAGGTGGTCGCGGCACCACGCGCATCATGTTTAAACATCCACAATTATTTTGTTCTGCAGCGCCGGGGGGAGCCGGTCATGCCACTGAGAAACGCATCTCGGAAGAAAACGGGCGCGAAAACCCAAATCTAATCTTCGCCAAAGGCTATAACACATACGATCTGGCCCGCGAGTATGCAAAACATCCTGAACCAGACCTCCGGATCTTAATTCATGTCGGCACCAAAGGGTTCAATTACGAGAATAACCTCGCCTACATGAAATTCCTGGATTCACTCAAAATCCCATTTGAAAAACTCATCGTTCCCGAAGTACCACATAGTGCCGTGAAAATTTATCAAAAAGAAGGACTCAAAATTATGCAATTTCATACTAATAATTTTCGCCAGGCTGCTATAAAAGACTAA
- the carB gene encoding carbamoyl-phosphate synthase large subunit: protein MPRRDDIHKILIIGSGPIVIGQACEFDYSGTQACKALREDGYEVVLVNSNPATIMTDPETAHRTYIEPITWQYIQKVIEIEKPDALLPTLGGQTGLNAAMDLARRGILDQLGVELIGAKEEVIAKAESRDQFKEAMMKIGLDCPRSAVVHNMEEANAALRDISLPMIIRASYTLGGTGGGVAYNREEFEEKVRSGLALSPVNEVLLEESILGWKEYEMEVMRDRADNVVIICAIENFDPMGVHTGDSITVAPAQTLTDKEYQRMRDATIACMREIGVETGGSNVQFAINPDTGRMTIIEMNPRVSRSSALASKATGFPIAKIAAKLAVGYRLDEIRNDITRETLACFEPTIDYVVTKIPRWTFEKFVDADSVLTVQMKSVGETMAIGRTFKESLQKALRGLEIGHFGLGGGNKDLWGTSKQPSQDFIESRLSIPNEERIFFIRYAFKLGMTTEQIHELSDIDPWFLNHIKQLVEFEEEICNCSRLEDLDFAFMKKAKQYGYSDKQLAFWLDSTEMDVRQYRKNLGIEATFKQVDTCAAEFEAYTPYFYSTYEQENETPANPEQNRRIMILGGGPNRIGQGIEFDYCCCQASFALRELGIESIMVNSNPETVSTDYDTSDHLFFEPLTTEDVLNICDRMQPDGVIVQFGGQTPLNLARGLEAAGVNIIGTSPEMIDAAEDRERFQAILEKLELHQPPNGIATDTESARAVANEISYPILVRPSYVLGGRAMEICYDEESLVRYMHEAVNASPDHPVLVDQFLEDAIEVDVDAISDGITTLVGGVMEHIEEAGVHSGDSACVLPPHSLPDSVIDEIKRATYALARELKVCGLMNIQFAVKQTEDGYTVYILEVNPRASRTSPFVSKATGLSLPRVAAKVMAGVPLLEQGVTREIVPQHTSVKESVFPFSRFLGVDIILGPEMRSTGEVMGISKGFALAFAKSQLAANTTLHSEGTVFISMADVYKETMIEPARRLIEMGFKIVSTSGTARVLQEAGIEVSTVKKLKEGRPNLLDMMANQDVQFIFNTPSGKGSRTDEGKIRSASVTYGVTCVTTIPGCLAVVKALEALAEDATPQVRALQDWMADIE, encoded by the coding sequence GTGCCCAGACGCGACGATATCCATAAAATTTTAATCATCGGCTCCGGTCCCATCGTAATTGGCCAGGCTTGTGAATTTGACTATTCCGGTACACAAGCATGTAAAGCTTTAAGAGAAGACGGTTATGAGGTTGTGTTGGTGAACTCCAATCCAGCCACAATTATGACTGACCCGGAAACCGCTCATCGAACTTATATTGAACCGATCACCTGGCAATATATTCAAAAAGTGATCGAGATCGAAAAACCAGATGCACTGCTGCCGACTTTGGGCGGGCAGACCGGCTTGAATGCGGCAATGGACCTGGCACGACGGGGAATCCTTGATCAATTGGGAGTCGAGTTGATCGGTGCCAAAGAAGAGGTGATTGCTAAAGCCGAAAGCCGTGATCAGTTCAAAGAAGCCATGATGAAAATTGGGCTCGACTGCCCTCGAAGTGCGGTCGTCCATAATATGGAAGAGGCAAACGCCGCCTTAAGAGACATCAGCCTCCCGATGATCATTCGGGCCAGTTATACCTTAGGGGGCACGGGAGGGGGAGTTGCCTATAACCGCGAGGAATTCGAAGAAAAAGTACGTAGCGGGCTGGCTCTTTCTCCGGTGAATGAAGTCTTGCTCGAAGAGTCCATCCTCGGGTGGAAAGAGTATGAAATGGAGGTCATGCGTGATCGGGCCGATAATGTGGTGATTATTTGTGCGATCGAAAACTTCGATCCGATGGGAGTTCATACGGGAGATTCCATTACCGTCGCACCGGCACAAACCTTGACTGATAAAGAATATCAACGGATGCGTGATGCCACGATCGCCTGTATGAGGGAAATTGGCGTCGAAACGGGTGGTTCCAATGTCCAGTTTGCAATCAACCCCGATACCGGCCGGATGACGATTATTGAAATGAATCCTCGTGTCAGCCGCTCGAGTGCACTCGCCTCTAAAGCAACCGGATTTCCAATTGCCAAAATTGCTGCAAAACTCGCTGTCGGATATCGACTGGATGAAATCAGGAACGACATTACGCGCGAAACACTCGCTTGTTTCGAACCTACGATTGATTATGTCGTGACAAAAATTCCACGCTGGACATTCGAAAAATTTGTCGATGCCGATTCTGTGTTAACAGTACAGATGAAATCTGTTGGCGAAACCATGGCCATTGGACGTACATTTAAAGAATCGCTGCAAAAAGCCTTACGCGGGCTGGAAATCGGACACTTCGGCTTGGGAGGCGGCAATAAAGATCTGTGGGGAACGTCGAAACAACCTTCCCAGGATTTCATTGAATCCAGATTGTCGATTCCAAACGAAGAACGCATTTTCTTCATTCGCTATGCATTCAAACTCGGCATGACCACCGAACAGATTCATGAATTAAGTGATATCGATCCCTGGTTCCTGAACCACATTAAACAATTGGTTGAGTTTGAAGAGGAGATTTGTAATTGTTCTCGACTGGAAGACCTTGACTTCGCATTCATGAAAAAGGCGAAGCAGTATGGTTATTCCGACAAACAGCTGGCCTTCTGGTTGGACTCCACAGAAATGGATGTTCGCCAATACCGTAAAAATTTGGGAATCGAAGCCACATTCAAGCAAGTCGATACCTGTGCGGCGGAATTCGAAGCATATACTCCCTATTTTTATTCCACTTACGAACAGGAAAACGAAACGCCAGCTAACCCGGAACAAAATCGACGAATCATGATTCTGGGAGGAGGTCCTAACCGTATTGGACAGGGGATTGAGTTCGATTATTGTTGCTGTCAGGCCTCGTTCGCTTTGCGGGAGTTGGGTATTGAAAGCATCATGGTCAATTCGAATCCCGAGACGGTTTCGACTGATTATGACACGTCCGATCATTTATTCTTTGAACCGTTAACAACTGAAGATGTTTTAAATATCTGCGATCGCATGCAGCCTGATGGGGTGATTGTACAATTCGGCGGTCAAACACCTCTCAATCTCGCCCGTGGTCTTGAAGCTGCCGGTGTTAATATTATTGGTACCAGCCCCGAAATGATCGATGCCGCCGAAGATCGGGAACGCTTTCAGGCTATTCTTGAGAAACTCGAACTGCATCAACCACCAAATGGAATCGCCACCGATACAGAAAGTGCACGTGCCGTTGCAAACGAAATCAGTTATCCCATTCTGGTTCGTCCCAGCTATGTGTTGGGCGGCCGTGCAATGGAAATCTGTTATGATGAAGAATCCCTTGTACGCTATATGCATGAAGCCGTCAATGCATCTCCTGATCACCCGGTGCTCGTTGATCAGTTCCTGGAAGATGCGATTGAGGTCGACGTCGATGCCATTTCTGATGGAATCACCACACTGGTCGGAGGAGTTATGGAGCACATCGAGGAAGCGGGAGTTCACTCTGGTGACTCTGCTTGTGTGCTGCCTCCACACTCTTTACCCGACTCTGTGATTGATGAGATCAAACGCGCCACTTACGCGCTCGCACGAGAATTAAAAGTATGTGGCTTAATGAATATCCAGTTTGCCGTCAAACAGACTGAAGACGGATACACAGTCTATATTCTGGAAGTGAACCCCCGTGCGAGTCGTACATCACCGTTCGTTTCAAAAGCCACAGGCCTCTCATTACCGCGTGTCGCCGCGAAAGTCATGGCCGGTGTTCCACTGCTGGAACAAGGCGTGACAAGGGAAATTGTACCTCAACATACTTCAGTCAAAGAGAGCGTCTTCCCCTTTTCTCGATTCCTGGGAGTCGATATCATCCTCGGCCCGGAAATGCGTTCCACGGGCGAGGTGATGGGAATCTCCAAAGGCTTCGCTCTCGCGTTTGCCAAAAGTCAGTTAGCCGCAAATACGACTCTGCATTCTGAAGGAACTGTTTTTATCAGCATGGCAGACGTCTATAAGGAAACTATGATTGAACCCGCACGTCGCTTGATCGAGATGGGATTTAAAATCGTCTCGACTTCAGGAACCGCACGCGTTCTTCAAGAGGCTGGCATCGAAGTCTCCACCGTAAAGAAGTTGAAAGAAGGCCGGCCAAACCTGCTGGACATGATGGCGAATCAAGATGTGCAATTTATCTTCAATACACCCAGCGGAAAAGGTTCGCGCACCGATGAGGGTAAGATCCGTTCTGCATCCGTTACGTATGGTGTAACGTGTGTCACCACAATTCCCGGATGTCTGGCAGTCGTCAAGGCTCTGGAGGCTTTAGCAGAAGACGCCACACCTCAAGTTCGTGCCCTGCAGGACTGGATGGCTGACATCGAATAA
- the amt gene encoding ammonium transporter produces MDLHQQIDIVWVLVCTIFVLFMQAGFCCLESGLSRSKNSIHVAIKNVVDVCVVGILFWIFGFGLMFGTTTGGLIGTSHFPYLNPGTDNFLSAFFLFQLMLCVTAATIASGASAERMRFTAYVILAVVLGGLIYPVFGHWAWTSHFAGKAPGWLESLGFKDFSGSTVVHSIGAWAALASIVIIGPRLGRFDKTQSKRKFKGHNLTLATTGVFILWIGWFGFNGGSEFGFTSHVPQILINTFIASAFGATTLLIWQFYQRKQIEIENILNGLLAGLVASSASCDVISPISAAMIGVIAAIVMECGVWLLERCQLDDTIGVIPVHGFAGVWGTLAVAFFVPAEFLTHSRFEQFLVQLLGCAVCFVWCFSFCWVTLRIVSKYVRLRATSEEEEMGLNMADHGTSTEMYDLLNSMERHIQGDSSPIEDLDEHSDVGLIAQQYNRVSEKRDQALNELQSRTNNLELVRSELEKKTSELEVKAERLKKANEDAEAASRAKSEFLANMSHEIRTPMTAVLGYTDLLIEESWGRPGSLKLLDVIKRNGNYLLELINDILDLSKIESGNLTVETIQFSLMEKMKEIQSLMNIRAEHQEIRFKLTFNGKIPERIQSDPTRLKQILINLIGNAIKFTPDGGKVSVETSFLESESGKPMLQFKIQDTGIGMTQEQMKNLYQPFVQADSSTTRKFGGTGLGLAISKRLSEMLGGDLVCDSVPEQGTVFTLTISTGEMESMSFHDDPMAALKAIQVGSRDNFSADGSAQQKPKGTCSVLLAEDGVDNQRLISTLLKKEGAKVMLAENGDIAYRCAMNAREQGNPFDVILMDMSMPVLDGYGATRKLREQGYNLPIVALTAHAMSSDRQKCLDAGCDDYTTKPVNRNKLREIVETYQSLIPEEEVVETVG; encoded by the coding sequence ATGGATCTTCACCAACAAATTGACATTGTCTGGGTTCTTGTTTGCACTATTTTTGTACTGTTTATGCAGGCAGGATTTTGCTGTCTGGAATCCGGTTTATCTCGGTCAAAAAACAGCATCCACGTTGCGATTAAGAACGTCGTAGATGTGTGCGTTGTCGGCATACTTTTCTGGATTTTCGGATTCGGATTGATGTTTGGGACGACCACGGGTGGTTTGATTGGAACTTCTCACTTTCCCTATTTGAACCCGGGAACCGATAACTTTTTATCAGCCTTTTTCCTTTTTCAGCTGATGCTATGTGTCACTGCCGCCACAATTGCGTCGGGTGCTTCTGCAGAGAGAATGCGATTTACTGCCTATGTGATTCTGGCGGTTGTTCTTGGCGGACTGATTTATCCGGTTTTCGGTCATTGGGCCTGGACCAGTCACTTTGCTGGAAAAGCTCCCGGATGGTTGGAATCTCTCGGATTTAAAGACTTCAGTGGTTCAACAGTCGTTCATTCGATTGGTGCGTGGGCAGCATTAGCCTCAATTGTCATTATCGGACCACGGCTTGGAAGATTTGATAAAACGCAAAGCAAACGCAAATTCAAAGGACATAACCTGACATTAGCAACGACCGGTGTGTTTATTCTATGGATAGGTTGGTTTGGATTTAACGGTGGGAGCGAATTTGGTTTTACATCTCATGTTCCTCAAATATTGATTAACACATTTATTGCATCAGCCTTTGGTGCCACTACCTTACTGATCTGGCAGTTCTATCAACGTAAGCAGATAGAAATTGAAAATATTCTGAATGGACTCCTGGCGGGTCTCGTAGCCAGTAGTGCCAGTTGCGACGTGATTTCGCCTATTTCGGCCGCCATGATCGGAGTCATCGCTGCGATTGTGATGGAATGTGGTGTCTGGCTTCTGGAACGTTGTCAACTGGATGATACGATTGGTGTCATTCCCGTACATGGTTTTGCTGGTGTCTGGGGAACACTTGCCGTCGCGTTTTTTGTTCCGGCAGAATTTCTGACTCATTCGCGATTTGAACAATTTTTAGTCCAATTACTGGGGTGTGCTGTTTGTTTCGTTTGGTGTTTTTCTTTTTGCTGGGTCACGCTACGAATCGTAAGCAAGTATGTGCGTCTGCGAGCCACATCTGAAGAAGAAGAGATGGGATTAAATATGGCAGATCATGGTACTTCGACAGAAATGTATGATTTACTCAATTCGATGGAGCGACATATTCAGGGTGATTCCAGCCCTATTGAGGACTTGGATGAACATAGCGATGTGGGATTGATTGCCCAACAATATAATCGTGTCTCAGAAAAACGTGATCAGGCACTGAACGAACTTCAGAGTCGAACAAATAATCTAGAATTAGTTCGCTCGGAACTGGAAAAGAAAACGTCCGAGTTGGAAGTGAAAGCCGAACGCCTGAAGAAAGCTAATGAAGATGCAGAGGCAGCATCTCGTGCCAAAAGCGAATTTCTGGCAAATATGAGTCACGAAATCAGAACACCTATGACAGCTGTTCTGGGATACACGGATTTATTAATAGAAGAAAGCTGGGGACGTCCTGGAAGTTTGAAGTTACTTGATGTCATCAAAAGAAATGGAAATTATTTACTGGAACTCATTAATGATATTCTTGATCTTTCCAAAATAGAGTCAGGAAATCTCACAGTTGAAACAATTCAATTTTCCCTGATGGAAAAAATGAAAGAAATTCAGTCATTAATGAATATTCGCGCTGAACATCAGGAAATTCGATTCAAGTTAACATTTAACGGAAAAATACCCGAACGAATTCAGAGCGATCCCACTCGACTCAAGCAGATTCTTATTAACCTGATTGGTAACGCTATTAAATTCACACCTGATGGTGGAAAAGTCTCCGTAGAAACATCATTCCTGGAATCAGAGTCGGGCAAACCAATGTTACAGTTCAAAATTCAGGATACAGGCATTGGGATGACTCAGGAACAGATGAAGAATCTCTATCAACCATTTGTTCAAGCAGACTCTTCGACAACGCGTAAATTTGGAGGAACGGGACTAGGTTTGGCCATCAGTAAACGGCTTTCAGAAATGCTAGGTGGTGATTTGGTTTGTGATAGTGTTCCCGAACAAGGAACTGTTTTCACCTTGACAATCAGTACTGGTGAAATGGAATCCATGTCGTTTCACGATGATCCCATGGCTGCCTTGAAGGCGATTCAAGTTGGCAGTCGAGATAATTTTTCTGCTGACGGATCAGCACAACAAAAACCAAAAGGAACCTGTTCTGTACTTTTGGCTGAAGATGGAGTTGATAATCAACGATTGATTTCTACGCTTCTGAAGAAAGAAGGAGCGAAGGTCATGCTGGCAGAGAATGGAGATATTGCCTATAGATGTGCAATGAATGCGCGTGAGCAAGGTAACCCATTTGATGTCATCTTAATGGACATGTCGATGCCTGTATTAGATGGTTATGGTGCCACTAGAAAATTACGAGAACAGGGATATAATTTGCCCATTGTTGCTTTAACGGCACACGCCATGAGTAGTGATCGTCAAAAATGTCTTGATGCAGGTTGTGATGACTATACTACAAAACCAGTTAATCGGAATAAACTCAGGGAAATTGTAGAGACATATCAGTCACTGATCCCTGAAGAAGAGGTTGTAGAAACAGTGGGTTGA
- a CDS encoding DTW domain-containing protein: protein MLVSHLPTIIVVHPKERKSKCTVQTLRSRDDFLFWKFPRKEPEKLTRYVRLGMGGPQISKADATSGLLVLDGTWRLAEKMASAYEELPVRSLPVWETAYPRVSKQFDDPETGLATIEAIFIAYHLMGYETAGLLDGYYWATEFLKKNSERLAQKI, encoded by the coding sequence GTGTTAGTTTCTCATCTCCCTACGATCATAGTGGTACATCCTAAAGAACGAAAAAGTAAATGCACAGTTCAGACATTACGTTCAAGAGATGATTTTCTTTTCTGGAAATTCCCCAGAAAAGAACCTGAAAAGCTAACACGCTACGTCCGTCTGGGAATGGGAGGTCCACAAATTAGTAAAGCGGATGCCACGTCAGGATTGCTGGTTCTGGATGGGACCTGGCGTCTGGCTGAAAAAATGGCATCTGCTTACGAAGAACTGCCCGTGCGAAGCTTACCTGTCTGGGAAACCGCATACCCACGTGTATCCAAGCAGTTTGATGATCCAGAAACAGGTCTGGCAACGATTGAGGCTATTTTTATCGCCTATCACTTGATGGGCTATGAGACAGCAGGGTTGTTAGATGGTTATTATTGGGCCACAGAATTTCTGAAAAAAAATTCTGAGCGGCTGGCACAAAAAATCTAG
- a CDS encoding BatA domain-containing protein has product MNYLIFQPVVAFGFASPWLLMGLLAAGIPILIHLLHKRKFIETDWAAMKFLLMATKKYSRRFRIEQLLVLLVRCLILLLLAIAFSRPYWSVQGSLLESAGPVHRIIVIDSSFSMRWIEDEQPLFESARELALSLVSQSNPGDAFQLIQISDSSQQALISRPSRQQTFVLDEITRMQTTEEYGNVSQALQTALEFLDQSQELAQKEVIVISDFQAQSWSPSQTDQESARILSLIEAISKKSTLILKDIGLTDEANLAITDFSSKSVFASLNQPIRLEVTLHNFGVMNQENVNLQLFVDGKLVNQKTVDLTANADTQTEFTHQFTRVGDHRLEVRLAEDRLPLDNHRWKIMPVKKDINVLLINGRQSGKSMGRATDYLELALSPSLKEHPWQGIIKPHVINEGELANTELSLYDAVVICDVALFTANERDLLKRYVKRGGGLIISLGEQVNAENYNQTLFQPNVGLLPLKLLNRRGDAKKQAKYFEFDPLKYQHPAIELFKGNPDAGLETTHLYEYFQAEILPDPNTRLILNYDTNDPAIVESTLGRGKIILITTSLDRQWGTWAIWPSFPPMMNEFVLYAATGKWGARETLVGQPLEVVMLDNQLPLSPRMITPNQEEFPLRSVLDQNAETRTISFSQTFLSGIYELDWGTSTTEKTLYAVNVTPLESDLRHIGPQFIPPQYFRTQASTQNILTELSEDQTSQVGLSECLLFIVLALIVVEQLLLWRFPIGAFSFLAVLLLSCLSLFLLQ; this is encoded by the coding sequence ATGAACTATTTAATTTTCCAACCTGTAGTCGCTTTCGGATTTGCCAGCCCCTGGCTATTGATGGGGTTGTTGGCAGCGGGTATACCAATTCTCATCCATTTGCTACATAAGCGAAAATTCATCGAAACCGACTGGGCTGCGATGAAATTTTTGCTGATGGCTACCAAAAAATATTCGCGGCGTTTCAGAATTGAACAGCTGCTAGTCTTACTGGTACGATGCTTAATTCTGTTGTTATTGGCCATTGCCTTTTCCCGTCCCTATTGGTCCGTGCAAGGTTCTCTCCTGGAGTCAGCTGGCCCCGTGCATCGGATTATTGTAATCGACTCCTCATTCAGTATGCGCTGGATCGAAGATGAACAGCCACTCTTTGAGTCAGCAAGAGAACTAGCACTTTCTTTGGTTTCGCAATCAAATCCGGGAGATGCCTTTCAACTAATTCAAATTTCCGATTCCTCTCAGCAGGCTCTGATCTCTCGACCTTCTCGACAGCAGACATTTGTTTTAGATGAAATCACAAGAATGCAGACTACTGAAGAATATGGCAATGTAAGTCAGGCATTGCAAACAGCATTGGAATTTTTGGATCAATCACAAGAACTGGCACAGAAAGAAGTGATTGTGATCAGCGATTTTCAAGCACAAAGCTGGTCTCCGTCGCAAACGGATCAGGAGAGTGCGCGCATTCTCTCTTTAATCGAAGCCATTTCTAAAAAATCTACTTTAATTTTAAAAGACATTGGTCTCACAGATGAAGCGAACCTCGCAATCACGGACTTCTCCAGCAAATCCGTATTTGCCTCACTGAATCAACCGATTCGACTCGAAGTTACGTTGCATAATTTTGGTGTTATGAATCAGGAAAATGTCAATCTCCAATTGTTCGTAGATGGTAAGCTTGTTAACCAGAAAACAGTCGATCTTACTGCCAATGCAGATACGCAGACGGAATTCACACATCAGTTCACAAGAGTGGGAGACCATCGGCTGGAAGTGAGACTCGCAGAGGATCGGCTGCCTTTAGATAACCATCGCTGGAAAATCATGCCTGTCAAAAAGGATATCAATGTACTGCTGATAAATGGCAGGCAATCCGGAAAATCCATGGGGCGCGCTACTGATTACCTTGAATTGGCATTATCACCGTCTTTGAAAGAACACCCCTGGCAGGGAATTATAAAACCTCACGTAATTAATGAAGGTGAGCTGGCCAATACCGAATTGAGTTTATACGACGCCGTCGTAATTTGTGACGTAGCACTCTTCACGGCAAATGAACGAGACTTATTAAAAAGATACGTCAAACGCGGTGGTGGTTTGATTATTAGTCTGGGAGAGCAGGTCAATGCCGAAAATTACAATCAAACACTATTTCAGCCAAACGTTGGCTTACTGCCTTTGAAATTATTAAATCGACGTGGTGATGCCAAAAAACAAGCGAAGTACTTCGAGTTTGATCCTTTGAAATACCAGCATCCAGCTATCGAGCTCTTTAAGGGAAATCCGGACGCCGGTCTGGAAACAACTCATCTTTATGAATATTTCCAAGCGGAAATTCTACCCGACCCCAACACACGATTGATTTTGAATTATGATACCAATGATCCGGCCATTGTGGAAAGTACATTAGGGCGAGGAAAAATTATCCTGATCACGACATCCTTGGATCGTCAATGGGGAACATGGGCGATCTGGCCGAGCTTTCCTCCAATGATGAATGAGTTTGTGCTCTATGCTGCTACTGGAAAATGGGGCGCAAGAGAAACTTTAGTCGGACAACCGTTGGAAGTCGTTATGCTGGATAATCAACTTCCGCTTTCTCCCCGCATGATTACCCCCAACCAGGAAGAATTCCCGCTACGAAGCGTTCTCGATCAAAACGCAGAAACCAGAACAATCTCTTTTAGTCAGACATTCCTATCAGGAATTTACGAATTGGACTGGGGAACGTCAACTACTGAAAAAACCCTTTATGCAGTCAATGTAACTCCTCTGGAAAGCGACTTGAGACATATTGGTCCGCAATTCATCCCTCCACAATATTTCCGCACACAGGCTAGCACTCAAAACATTCTGACGGAACTGTCTGAAGATCAAACTTCACAAGTTGGTTTGTCGGAATGCCTACTATTCATAGTCTTAGCATTGATTGTAGTGGAACAGCTATTATTATGGCGATTTCCCATCGGTGCGTTTTCATTTCTGGCTGTACTATTACTGTCTTGCCTGAGCCTGTTTTTATTGCAGTGA
- a CDS encoding DUF58 domain-containing protein, with amino-acid sequence MDDYRKYLDPQTLAKVQNLDLAARQIVEGYVSGSHKSPFHGFSAEFAQHREYATGDDLRYVDWKVFAKSDRYYLKQYEAETNFTCYILLDCSESMRYRSENAALSKWEYARLVAAALSYVVIKQQDAAGLCTMNDRVLEFLRPSSQPNHLKQIYHTMEHTEPAGESGLGNVFHELAERITRRSLIIVISDLFDDIDKVMLGLKHFRHRKHDVSLLQVIDPAEQDFPFQEPVLFRGLENLPEQMAEPRSLKKAYQAEFEKFLSSVQRGCRDLKMDYALIRTDQQLDVALSAFLSNRRSRVGS; translated from the coding sequence ATGGACGATTACCGCAAGTATTTAGATCCGCAGACGCTCGCTAAAGTTCAGAATCTGGATCTTGCAGCACGGCAGATTGTGGAAGGTTATGTTTCGGGTTCTCATAAGAGCCCTTTTCATGGTTTTTCCGCCGAGTTCGCGCAGCATCGCGAATATGCAACCGGTGATGATCTGCGTTATGTTGACTGGAAGGTATTCGCCAAGTCAGATCGCTATTATCTGAAACAGTATGAAGCCGAGACCAATTTTACCTGCTACATTTTGCTCGATTGTAGTGAGTCAATGCGATACCGTTCTGAAAATGCTGCACTTTCAAAATGGGAATATGCAAGGTTGGTGGCAGCAGCATTGTCATATGTAGTTATCAAGCAGCAAGATGCAGCAGGGCTATGTACAATGAATGATCGTGTACTCGAATTCCTCAGGCCTTCCAGTCAACCGAATCATTTAAAACAGATTTATCACACGATGGAACATACAGAACCTGCAGGTGAGTCTGGTCTGGGAAATGTATTCCATGAATTAGCCGAGAGAATTACACGCCGCAGTCTCATCATTGTCATCAGTGATCTCTTTGATGATATTGATAAAGTTATGTTGGGGTTGAAACATTTCCGCCATCGCAAACACGATGTAAGTCTGTTACAGGTAATTGACCCGGCAGAGCAGGATTTTCCGTTTCAAGAGCCAGTTCTCTTTCGAGGACTGGAAAATTTACCCGAACAGATGGCTGAACCTCGTTCACTTAAAAAAGCGTATCAGGCAGAATTCGAGAAGTTTTTAAGTTCGGTACAACGTGGCTGTCGTGATTTAAAAATGGATTACGCCCTGATACGTACAGACCAACAACTGGATGTCGCGTTATCCGCATTTTTGTCGAATCGACGGTCGCGGGTTGGTTCTTAA